A genome region from Dolichospermum compactum NIES-806 includes the following:
- a CDS encoding helix-turn-helix domain-containing protein — protein sequence MQPSKLDQNLGLEIQRRRIEKGWSQEYLAEITGLHRTYISQLERGLKSPSVRVLSHITNALTVTMSEFLQAVEESLSVDRK from the coding sequence ATGCAACCAAGTAAACTAGACCAAAATTTAGGGCTAGAAATACAACGTCGTCGTATAGAAAAAGGTTGGTCTCAAGAGTATCTAGCAGAAATTACAGGTCTGCATAGAACCTATATTAGCCAACTAGAACGAGGATTAAAAAGCCCATCTGTAAGAGTTCTGAGTCATATCACCAACGCTTTAACTGTAACAATGAGTGAATTTTTGCAAGCTGTAGAGGAATCTTTAAGTGTTGACAGAAAATGA
- the petJ gene encoding cytochrome c6 PetJ has translation MKKVIILILCTFFLWSINFTLPANALETKNGAEIFSFHCAGCHINGENIIRRGKNLKKNALKRYKMDSLEAITAIVTNGKNNMSAYKDRLTPEEIKKVATYVLEQAEKDWK, from the coding sequence TTTTTCTGTGGAGTATCAATTTCACCTTACCCGCTAACGCTTTAGAGACAAAGAATGGGGCGGAAATTTTTAGTTTCCATTGTGCCGGTTGTCATATTAATGGAGAAAACATTATTAGACGTGGTAAAAACCTCAAAAAGAATGCACTTAAAAGATATAAAATGGATTCTTTAGAAGCAATTACAGCCATTGTCACTAATGGGAAAAATAATATGTCAGCTTATAAAGATCGTTTAACACCAGAGGAAATTAAAAAAGTCGCGACTTATGTTTTGGAACAAGCAGAAAAAGATTGGAAATAA
- a CDS encoding aldo/keto reductase, producing MMLPQESYLQFTPDLKICRILNGMWQVSGGHGRINPKTAIESMFQYVDAGFTTWDLADHYGPAEDFIGEFRRQLIANRGEEAVNNIQAFTKWVPRAGKMTKKLVEENIDISLRRMDVKSLDLMQFHWWDYQDANYLDALKYMAELQTEGKIKHLALTNFDTEHLQIIIEAGIKIVSNQVQFSLVDRRPQVNMVKFCQENDIKLFAYGSVCGGLLSEKYLGKPEPKSLEINTTSLRKYKQMIVNWGNWRLFQELLATLKQIADKHQVSIANVAVNYILNQPAVGGVIVGARLGIAEHLSDNARVFSFNLDAEDIGKIDAVSQQSKDLYKLIGDCGDEYRR from the coding sequence ATGATGTTACCTCAGGAAAGCTATTTACAATTTACTCCCGATTTGAAAATTTGCCGAATTTTAAATGGAATGTGGCAAGTTTCCGGTGGACATGGACGTATTAACCCCAAAACTGCCATTGAGTCTATGTTTCAATATGTTGATGCTGGTTTTACAACCTGGGATTTAGCAGACCATTATGGACCAGCAGAAGATTTTATTGGTGAGTTTCGTCGTCAATTAATAGCGAATCGGGGAGAAGAAGCGGTAAATAATATTCAAGCTTTTACCAAGTGGGTTCCTCGTGCGGGGAAAATGACAAAAAAACTGGTCGAGGAAAATATTGATATTTCTTTGAGAAGAATGGATGTTAAATCATTAGATTTAATGCAGTTCCATTGGTGGGATTATCAAGATGCTAATTATTTAGATGCTCTTAAATATATGGCAGAATTGCAAACTGAAGGTAAGATAAAACATTTAGCTTTAACTAATTTTGATACCGAACATTTGCAAATTATTATAGAAGCAGGAATCAAGATTGTTTCTAATCAAGTCCAGTTTTCCTTAGTTGACAGAAGACCACAAGTAAATATGGTGAAATTCTGTCAAGAGAATGATATCAAATTGTTTGCTTATGGTAGTGTTTGTGGTGGTTTATTATCAGAAAAATATTTAGGTAAACCAGAACCAAAAAGCTTAGAAATCAATACTACCAGCTTGAGAAAATACAAACAAATGATTGTTAACTGGGGTAATTGGAGATTATTTCAAGAGTTACTGGCTACCCTAAAACAAATCGCTGATAAACATCAAGTGAGTATTGCTAATGTGGCTGTAAATTACATTTTAAATCAGCCAGCAGTTGGGGGTGTAATTGTGGGTGCAAGGTTAGGAATTGCAGAACATTTGTCAGATAATGCTAGGGTATTTAGTTTCAATTTAGATGCTGAGGATATAGGGAAAATAGATGCAGTTTCTCAGCAGTCAAAAGATTTATATAAGTTAATTGGTGATTGTGGAGATGAATATAGGAGGTAG